One window of Rhinoraja longicauda isolate Sanriku21f chromosome 9, sRhiLon1.1, whole genome shotgun sequence genomic DNA carries:
- the LOC144596708 gene encoding dynein light chain Tctex-type protein 2-like, with protein sequence MEEDEEEHDVFGASDDAMTADERKDSVPIGRMGLPIRPRMSRASASDSGRPTGRNRRSSVFEENAFHEILKERLHDTILQVVHTDKSELEEEDDEVFEEPLMWKPSLVKQRLANTFKMVPDREFDFAAVAKRINEALQVKFKHKEFETKQFKALTLSLSDDIRSIAKELTPERFKIIVRVFMGELKNQGLTIASRFLWDPEHDSWCESQFQTTSFFVVVTVYAVYFE encoded by the exons ATGGAGGAGGACGAAGAAGAGCACGATGTGTTCGGAGCGTCGGATGATGCCATGACGGCGGACGAGCGCAAGGACAGTGTACCTATAGGCCGCATGGGGTTACCTATCCGGCCCAGAATGTCAAGGGCGTCGGCTTCCGACAGTGGGAGGCCGACCGGGCGGAATCGCCGGTCCAGCGTATTCGAGGAGAACGCG TTTCATGAGATCCTAAAGGAAAGGCTACATGATACCATCCTTCAAGTTGTGCATACAGACAAGAGTGAACTAGAAGAAGAAGATGATGAAGTTTTTGAAGAACCTTTGATGTGGAAACCTAGTCTGGTGAAACAAAGATTAGCTAACACCTTTAAGATGGTTCCAGATAGGGAATTTGACTTTGCTGCAGTTGCAAAAAGAATAAATGAGGCTTTGCAG GTTAAATTCAAACATAAGGAATTTGAGACCAAACAATTTAAGGCATTGACCCTTTCCCTTTCTGATGACATAAGATCTATTGCAAAAGAGTTGACACCTGAACGATTTAAAATAATCGTCAGAGTTTTCATGGGAGAATTGAAAAATCAAGGCTTAACa ATTGCCAGCAGATTTCTGTGGGATCCAGAACACGATAGTTGGTGTGAAAGTCAATTTCAAACCACCTCATTTTTTGTAGTAGTGACTGTATATGCTGTATATTTTGAATAG